One Bacteroidota bacterium DNA segment encodes these proteins:
- a CDS encoding 6,7-dimethyl-8-ribityllumazine synthase: protein MATSLKNLSAIDAAQLPNGTKYRVGIVVSRWNEEVTGALLKGAVECLTENGVKAKNITTVYVPGTFELALGAQLLAKKESIDAVITIGCVIQGETRHFDFICDAAANGIMNVGLNHNKPVIFGVLTTDNQQQALDRSGGKHGNKGVEAAATALQMIALQKNA, encoded by the coding sequence ATGGCTACCAGCCTCAAAAATTTATCGGCTATTGATGCCGCACAACTGCCCAACGGAACCAAATACCGTGTGGGCATTGTTGTTTCTAGATGGAACGAAGAAGTTACGGGTGCTTTGCTGAAAGGTGCTGTTGAATGCCTTACCGAAAACGGTGTAAAGGCCAAAAACATTACTACAGTGTATGTGCCCGGTACTTTTGAGTTGGCCTTGGGCGCACAGCTATTGGCAAAAAAAGAAAGCATTGATGCTGTTATTACCATTGGTTGTGTGATACAGGGCGAAACCCGCCACTTTGACTTTATTTGCGATGCAGCTGCCAACGGTATTATGAACGTGGGCTTGAACCACAATAAGCCTGTAATTTTCGGGGTATTAACCACCGATAACCAACAACAGGCTTTAGACCGTTCAGGCGGCAAGCACGGTAACAAAGGTGTTGAAGCTGCCGCCACCGCCTTGCAAATGATTGCTTTGCAAAAAAATGCGTAA
- a CDS encoding diacylglycerol kinase family protein, translating to MRKQGNHTTPTKFITSFKYAFSGIAKVFTSEFNFRFHSVAAIAVIIAGFVLDITRTEWLFIVLAIGIVLVTEAVNSAIEKLVDLVSPQQQLLAGWIKDVAAGAVLIAAITAAVIGLLVFVPYLV from the coding sequence ATGCGTAAGCAAGGCAACCATACTACCCCCACTAAGTTTATTACCTCTTTTAAGTATGCCTTTTCAGGCATTGCCAAGGTTTTTACCTCAGAATTTAATTTCCGTTTTCATTCGGTTGCTGCAATAGCAGTAATCATAGCGGGTTTTGTATTGGATATTACCCGCACCGAGTGGTTGTTTATTGTTCTTGCCATCGGCATTGTATTGGTAACCGAGGCAGTGAACAGCGCTATTGAAAAATTAGTCGATTTAGTTTCACCCCAACAGCAACTGCTGGCAGGCTGGATAAAAGACGTGGCTGCTGGAGCTGTTTTAATAGCAGCCATTACTGCTGCCGTAATAGGCTTATTGGTGTTTGTACCTTATTTGGTTTGA
- a CDS encoding bifunctional response regulator/alkaline phosphatase family protein, whose product MSNAKILWADDEIDVLKPHILFLKSKGYDVVTVTNGIDAIDETQKQHFDVIFLDENMPGISGLEALSRIKADFPLIPVVMITKSEEEHIMEDAIGSKIADYLIKPVNPNQILLSLKKLIDNKRLVSEKTAMGYQQEFRAISMAFMDRMDFEEWKNIYRKLVYWELELSQTEGGMREVLDTQRTDANHNFSRYIKDNYLKLLKADDDSKPVMSNTLLRKKVLPFLDGSEEPVFFLLIDNLRYDQWKVIQPVIAEAFRVEEEDLYLAILPTTTQYARNSIFSGLLPSDMEKRFPKLWSNDEDEGGKNLHELEFLNDYLQRLRRNTKTSYTKVTTLEGGKDLAENIMNMMSNQLNVIVYNFVDALSHARTDVSLMRELSEDEAAYRSVTKSWFEHSPLWEALKKIAEKKVKLVITTDHGSVRVKDPVKIIGDRNTNTNLRYKQGKNLNYDKGDVFEVRNPADAFLPKLHVSSTYAFADNYSFFAYPNNYNYYVNYYKGTFQHGGISLEEMMCPVITLTPK is encoded by the coding sequence ATGAGTAACGCAAAAATACTTTGGGCCGATGATGAAATTGATGTGCTAAAGCCCCACATATTATTTTTAAAAAGCAAAGGCTACGACGTAGTTACCGTTACAAATGGTATTGATGCCATTGACGAGACCCAGAAACAACATTTTGATGTAATTTTTTTGGATGAAAATATGCCCGGCATCAGCGGCCTTGAAGCCCTTAGCCGCATAAAAGCCGATTTTCCTCTTATTCCCGTGGTAATGATTACTAAAAGTGAAGAGGAACACATTATGGAGGATGCCATCGGCAGTAAAATTGCCGATTACCTTATAAAACCCGTTAATCCCAACCAAATACTGCTTTCGCTTAAAAAGTTGATTGATAACAAGCGTTTGGTGAGCGAAAAAACAGCAATGGGCTACCAACAAGAGTTTAGGGCTATCAGCATGGCGTTTATGGATCGCATGGATTTTGAGGAGTGGAAGAACATATACCGCAAACTGGTGTACTGGGAACTGGAGCTAAGCCAAACAGAGGGCGGTATGCGCGAGGTATTGGATACCCAGCGCACGGATGCTAACCACAATTTTTCTCGCTACATTAAAGATAATTATCTTAAACTGCTGAAAGCCGACGACGACAGCAAGCCGGTAATGAGTAATACCTTGCTTCGTAAAAAGGTATTGCCTTTCCTTGACGGCAGCGAAGAGCCTGTTTTCTTTTTGCTGATTGATAACCTGCGCTACGACCAATGGAAGGTAATACAACCCGTTATAGCCGAAGCTTTCAGGGTGGAAGAGGAAGACTTGTACCTGGCTATTTTGCCTACTACTACCCAATATGCCCGTAACTCTATCTTCTCAGGCTTATTGCCCAGTGATATGGAAAAACGCTTTCCTAAACTTTGGAGTAATGATGAGGACGAAGGCGGCAAAAACCTGCACGAGCTTGAGTTTTTGAACGATTATTTGCAACGCTTGCGCCGTAACACAAAAACAAGCTATACCAAAGTTACCACACTTGAAGGTGGTAAAGACTTGGCAGAAAACATCATGAACATGATGAGCAACCAACTGAACGTAATCGTTTACAACTTTGTGGATGCGCTGAGCCATGCCCGTACGGACGTGAGCCTGATGCGCGAACTTAGCGAGGACGAAGCGGCCTACCGTTCGGTTACGAAATCGTGGTTTGAGCATTCGCCGCTTTGGGAGGCATTGAAAAAAATTGCTGAGAAGAAAGTGAAGTTGGTAATTACTACCGACCACGGTAGTGTGCGTGTAAAAGACCCCGTTAAAATTATCGGCGACCGTAACACAAACACCAACCTGCGCTACAAACAAGGCAAAAACCTTAATTATGATAAAGGCGATGTGTTTGAGGTGCGTAACCCCGCCGATGCATTTTTGCCCAAACTACACGTAAGCTCAACGTATGCATTTGCTGATAATTACAGCTTTTTTGCCTACCCCAATAACTACAATTACTACGTAAATTATTACAAAGGCACTTTTCAGCACGGCGGTATTAGCCTTGAAGAAATGATGTGCCCTGTTATTACCCTTACTCCGAAGTAG
- a CDS encoding NAD-dependent epimerase/dehydratase family protein, which yields MNDTILVIGSAGQLGTELVEALRALHGGSNVVASDVKPAADVNAVLTQTGPYEVLDVLDKPRLAELFTKYKPKQVYHLVALLSATAEKHPKFAWELNMDGLFNVLDAAIEYKTGKIYWPSSIAVFGPNTPAVNTPQHCVMDPNTIYGISKQAGERYCEYYFKKYGVDVRSIRYPGLIGYKSAPGGGTTDYAVDIYHEALKHNKFSCFLPQDSTLPMLYMPDALNATISLMEAPADKLTIRSSYNVAGMSFNPEEIAASIAKVMPGFTMSYDIDPVRKAIAASWPDSIDDSVARADWGWQPKYDLDAMTKDMLENLKRMMANG from the coding sequence ATGAACGACACAATTTTGGTAATAGGCTCAGCAGGCCAATTGGGAACCGAACTGGTAGAAGCCCTGCGTGCTTTGCACGGCGGCAGTAATGTAGTAGCCAGTGATGTGAAACCCGCTGCTGATGTGAATGCAGTACTTACCCAAACAGGCCCCTACGAGGTGCTGGATGTGCTGGATAAGCCCCGCCTTGCCGAATTGTTTACCAAATACAAGCCCAAACAGGTGTACCATTTGGTAGCACTACTTTCTGCAACAGCAGAAAAGCACCCCAAGTTTGCATGGGAACTTAACATGGACGGTTTGTTTAATGTATTGGATGCCGCTATTGAATACAAAACAGGCAAAATATACTGGCCCAGCAGTATTGCTGTTTTCGGCCCAAATACTCCCGCTGTAAATACCCCTCAACACTGCGTAATGGACCCTAATACCATTTACGGTATCAGCAAGCAGGCAGGCGAGCGTTATTGCGAATACTATTTTAAAAAGTACGGTGTAGATGTGCGTAGCATACGCTATCCCGGTTTGATAGGCTACAAGTCAGCTCCGGGCGGCGGTACTACGGATTATGCCGTTGATATTTACCACGAGGCATTGAAACACAACAAATTCTCGTGCTTCTTACCGCAAGATTCTACCTTGCCGATGTTGTATATGCCCGATGCGCTAAATGCAACTATCAGCTTGATGGAAGCTCCTGCGGATAAACTTACCATACGTAGCAGCTACAACGTGGCCGGTATGAGTTTTAACCCTGAGGAAATTGCCGCCAGCATTGCGAAGGTAATGCCCGGTTTTACCATGAGTTATGATATTGACCCCGTGCGTAAAGCTATTGCCGCCAGCTGGCCCGATAGTATTGATGACAGCGTTGCCCGCGCTGATTGGGGCTGGCAACCTAAGTATGACCTTGACGCTATGACCAAGGATATGCTTGAAAACCTGAAACGTATGATGGCCAACGGCTAA
- a CDS encoding glycosyltransferase family 2 protein, translating into MAQNLLPISAVVLANNEETNIARCLESLQWIDEVLVLDSGSTDRTPQVAQSYHNTKFIKVDWQGYAATKQLGVGKAKNDVIFWVDADEEISAELRKEVETKWEQLNNSWAAKPVYTMPRKTFFMGEWIRYCGWYPDRQKRLFNRKYARFNTSAVHEDVELTAGGVVAALKCDILHYSFQSIDKYFLKMNTYGKLGADELKRKGKKVAFIKLVFNPLWSFFQSFFIRLGILQGKTGFIISCGNAYSKFIKYVHFYYLK; encoded by the coding sequence GTGGCACAAAACCTTTTGCCGATAAGCGCCGTTGTACTGGCCAATAATGAAGAAACCAACATTGCCCGTTGCCTTGAATCACTGCAATGGATTGATGAAGTATTGGTGTTAGATTCAGGCAGTACCGACCGCACCCCGCAGGTAGCACAAAGCTATCACAACACAAAATTTATTAAAGTTGATTGGCAGGGCTATGCCGCTACCAAGCAATTGGGCGTGGGGAAAGCCAAAAACGATGTGATTTTTTGGGTAGATGCTGACGAAGAGATTAGTGCTGAGCTGCGCAAAGAGGTTGAAACCAAATGGGAGCAGCTAAACAATAGCTGGGCTGCAAAACCAGTATATACCATGCCCCGTAAAACCTTTTTTATGGGTGAGTGGATACGCTATTGCGGCTGGTACCCCGACAGACAGAAACGGTTGTTTAACCGCAAGTATGCACGCTTTAATACTTCAGCCGTACATGAAGATGTGGAGCTAACGGCAGGCGGCGTTGTTGCTGCATTGAAGTGCGACATACTCCATTATTCGTTTCAAAGCATCGATAAATACTTTTTAAAAATGAACACCTACGGAAAGTTGGGTGCCGATGAGCTTAAACGTAAAGGTAAAAAAGTCGCGTTTATAAAATTGGTATTCAATCCGTTATGGTCTTTTTTTCAATCATTTTTTATACGTCTGGGTATACTTCAGGGTAAAACAGGCTTTATCATCAGTTGTGGCAATGCCTACAGCAAGTTTATAAAGTATGTGCATTTTTATTATTTGAAGTAA
- a CDS encoding T9SS type A sorting domain-containing protein, which translates to MNKIFTYFFCLLLLATNQLAAQTDSHCGTLLTDEQKVLLLDYAQNGRGFATKSAAQYYVPIYFHFVGDDAGKGFYNSHQLMLDLCELNRQYAAVGFYYYLAGIEYISNSTYFDHDYNGGYDMMRQKNKPNVANVYIVLNPAGNCGYFSPGRNGVAVGKNCMGTGATTLAHEMGHFFSLPHPFDNVTGVQEYVNGTNCAVAGDLFCDTRADFLNTRWNCPYTGNQLDPLGDKYDPDETLFMSYASDHCAHRFSDEQIDAMKYNINTSRINLKGPLQDTMPVQQTAKRIWPPDNAAQKPTESKFMWSSVPGADYYILQVSQISVFPSNLPVDIMTKDTSYIATGLTNGRTYRWRVRPVYAARTCTDFTTDLGVFVTSLTTGIDAAESTEMLVYPNPAAKNSLVTVAFQTEQTGEIKASISTVEGKTISSSLLQKQSDLQYSLSIDGLPAGIYFVELSNGSNTTRHKLMVE; encoded by the coding sequence ATGAATAAGATTTTTACATACTTTTTTTGCTTGCTGTTGCTGGCAACTAACCAACTTGCCGCCCAAACCGACAGCCATTGCGGTACTTTACTAACTGACGAGCAAAAAGTATTATTGCTTGATTATGCCCAAAACGGACGTGGTTTTGCCACCAAAAGTGCCGCTCAATATTATGTGCCTATTTATTTTCATTTTGTGGGCGATGATGCAGGCAAAGGCTTTTATAACAGCCACCAATTGATGCTTGATTTGTGTGAACTGAACCGCCAATATGCTGCCGTGGGCTTTTATTACTACCTGGCAGGTATTGAATACATTAGCAACTCTACTTATTTCGACCATGATTATAACGGCGGTTATGACATGATGCGCCAAAAGAATAAACCCAACGTAGCCAACGTATACATTGTATTAAACCCTGCGGGCAACTGCGGTTATTTTTCACCCGGACGTAATGGGGTAGCCGTGGGTAAAAACTGTATGGGCACAGGCGCTACTACTCTTGCGCATGAAATGGGTCACTTTTTCTCACTTCCCCATCCTTTTGATAATGTTACCGGTGTGCAAGAGTATGTAAACGGAACTAACTGCGCCGTTGCTGGTGATTTGTTTTGTGATACCCGTGCTGATTTTTTAAATACCCGTTGGAATTGCCCTTATACCGGCAACCAGCTTGACCCCTTGGGCGATAAATACGATCCTGACGAAACCTTGTTTATGAGTTATGCTTCTGACCACTGTGCTCACCGATTTTCGGACGAGCAGATTGATGCGATGAAATACAATATAAACACCAGTCGTATTAATCTTAAAGGTCCTTTGCAGGATACCATGCCTGTGCAGCAGACTGCTAAACGTATTTGGCCTCCGGATAATGCTGCACAAAAACCCACTGAATCAAAATTTATGTGGAGCAGTGTACCCGGTGCTGATTATTATATTTTGCAGGTATCTCAAATCTCAGTGTTCCCAAGCAACTTACCGGTTGATATTATGACAAAAGACACCAGCTATATTGCTACGGGACTTACTAACGGCCGCACTTATCGCTGGAGGGTTCGCCCTGTATATGCTGCCCGCACTTGTACTGATTTCACTACCGATTTGGGTGTATTTGTTACCTCACTAACCACGGGCATTGATGCTGCCGAAAGCACTGAAATGCTGGTATATCCAAATCCTGCGGCTAAAAACTCTTTGGTTACTGTAGCATTCCAAACTGAGCAAACAGGAGAAATTAAGGCTTCTATCAGCACTGTGGAAGGTAAAACGATAAGTTCTTCGTTATTGCAAAAACAAAGTGATTTGCAATACAGCCTTTCGATTGACGGTCTGCCCGCAGGAATTTATTTTGTTGAGCTTTCTAATGGCAGTAACACTACCCGCCATAAATTGATGGTTGAGTAA